One region of Pseudomonas alvandae genomic DNA includes:
- a CDS encoding type IV pilus twitching motility protein PilT, translated as MDITELLAFSAKQGASDLHLSAGLPPMIRVDGDVRRINLPALDHKQVHELIYDIMNDRQRVDYEKFLETDFSFDVPGVARFRVNAFNQNRGAGAVFRTIPSKVLTMEDLGMGEVFRKITEAPRGLVLVTGPTGSGKSTTLAAMIDYLNSHKHHHILTIEDPIEFVHEPRKCLINQREVHRDTQGFSTALRSALREDPDVILVGEMRDLETIRLALTAAETGHLVFGTLHTTSAAKTIDRVVDVFPGDEKSMVRSMLSESLQAVISQTLVKKIGGGRVAAHEIMLGTSAIRNLIREDKIAQMYSSIQTGGSLGMQTLDMCLKELVNKGLISREHARERARTPDNF; from the coding sequence ATGGATATCACTGAACTGTTGGCCTTCAGCGCCAAACAGGGGGCGTCGGACCTGCACCTGTCCGCCGGGCTGCCGCCGATGATCCGTGTCGACGGCGATGTGCGACGGATAAACCTGCCGGCACTGGACCATAAACAGGTTCATGAGCTGATCTACGACATCATGAACGACCGGCAGCGAGTGGATTACGAGAAATTTCTGGAAACGGATTTCTCCTTCGACGTGCCGGGTGTGGCGCGGTTCAGGGTCAACGCCTTCAATCAGAATCGTGGCGCCGGGGCGGTGTTCCGGACCATCCCGTCGAAAGTCCTGACCATGGAAGACCTGGGCATGGGCGAGGTGTTTCGCAAGATCACCGAGGCCCCACGCGGGCTCGTACTGGTGACCGGGCCTACTGGTTCAGGCAAGTCCACGACCCTGGCGGCGATGATCGATTACCTGAATAGCCACAAGCACCATCACATCCTTACCATCGAGGACCCGATCGAGTTCGTCCATGAACCGCGCAAATGTCTGATCAACCAGCGCGAGGTGCACCGCGACACCCAAGGTTTTTCCACGGCCCTGCGCTCGGCCCTGCGGGAAGACCCGGACGTGATCCTGGTGGGGGAAATGCGTGACCTGGAAACCATTCGCCTGGCGCTGACCGCCGCTGAAACCGGGCACTTGGTGTTTGGTACGCTGCACACCACATCGGCAGCCAAGACCATTGACCGGGTGGTGGATGTGTTCCCCGGCGACGAAAAGTCCATGGTTCGCTCGATGCTGTCGGAGTCGCTTCAAGCGGTGATCTCCCAGACGCTGGTCAAGAAGATCGGTGGCGGCCGGGTCGCTGCACACGAAATCATGCTCGGCACCTCGGCGATCCGCAATCTTATCCGGGAAGACAAGATCGCGCAGATGTATTCGTCGATCCAGACCGGCGGCTCGCTGGGGATGCAGACGCTGGACATGTGCCTGAAAGAGTTGGTGAACAAGGGGCTGATCAGCCGCGAACATGCGCGGGAGCGGGCGCGTACGCCGGATAACTTTTAG
- the hemW gene encoding radical SAM family heme chaperone HemW, with product MTTDAPAPLIHGGAQTPRAPLPSLPPLALYIHIPWCVRKCPYCDFNSHTASPQLPEEEYVDALLADLDQDLHAVHGRGLSSIFFGGGTPSLFSAQALGRLLQGVEARIPFAPDIEITLEANPGTFEQAKFVAYRALGINRLSIGIQSFQQAKLEALGRIHNGDEAVRAAGMARQAGFDNFNLDLMHGLPDQSLEDALSDLRQAIALKPTHLSWYQLTLEPNTVFWNQPPTLPEDDTLWDIQEAGQALLAEHGYAQYEVSAYAQPGRAARHNLNYWSFGDFIGIGAGAHGKLSHPDGRIVRTWKTRLPKDYLNPAKSFQAGEKTLANEELPFEFLMNALRLTAGVEARLYPERTGLPLESLAEGRREAEQSGLLQVEPSRLAATERGQLFLNDLLQTFLS from the coding sequence ATGACCACCGACGCCCCCGCACCGCTGATCCACGGCGGCGCACAAACCCCTCGGGCGCCGCTGCCGTCGCTGCCGCCCCTGGCGTTGTACATCCATATCCCGTGGTGCGTGCGCAAATGCCCGTATTGCGACTTCAACTCCCACACCGCCAGCCCGCAGTTGCCGGAAGAAGAGTATGTCGACGCCTTGCTGGCCGATCTCGACCAGGATCTGCACGCGGTTCATGGTCGTGGACTGAGTTCGATATTTTTTGGCGGTGGTACGCCAAGCCTGTTCAGCGCCCAGGCACTGGGACGACTTCTCCAGGGTGTCGAGGCGCGCATTCCCTTCGCGCCGGACATTGAAATCACCCTGGAAGCCAACCCCGGCACGTTCGAGCAAGCGAAGTTCGTTGCCTACCGGGCGCTGGGCATCAATCGCCTCTCCATTGGCATCCAAAGTTTCCAGCAGGCCAAGCTCGAAGCGCTGGGCCGGATCCACAACGGTGACGAGGCGGTGCGCGCCGCTGGCATGGCCCGCCAGGCCGGGTTCGACAACTTCAACCTCGACTTGATGCACGGCTTGCCTGACCAGTCCCTCGAAGACGCCTTGAGCGACCTGCGCCAGGCCATTGCGCTGAAGCCCACTCATTTGTCCTGGTACCAGCTGACGCTGGAGCCGAACACCGTGTTCTGGAACCAGCCGCCAACATTGCCGGAAGACGACACGCTGTGGGACATCCAGGAAGCCGGGCAGGCATTGCTGGCCGAGCACGGCTACGCCCAGTACGAAGTCTCGGCGTATGCCCAGCCCGGTCGGGCGGCGCGGCACAACCTCAATTATTGGAGCTTCGGCGACTTCATCGGCATCGGCGCCGGGGCCCACGGCAAGCTCAGCCATCCGGACGGGCGCATCGTGCGCACCTGGAAGACCCGCTTGCCCAAGGATTACCTGAATCCGGCCAAAAGCTTCCAGGCGGGTGAGAAAACCCTCGCCAACGAGGAACTGCCGTTCGAGTTCCTGATGAATGCCCTGCGCCTGACCGCAGGCGTGGAAGCGCGGCTGTACCCGGAGCGCACCGGTCTGCCCCTTGAGAGCCTGGCCGAAGGCCGGCGCGAGGCCGAACAAAGTGGGTTGTTGCAGGTCGAACCGTCACGTCTGGCGGCGACCGAGCGCGGACAGCTGTTTCTCAATGACTTGCTGCAAACATTTCTGAGCTGA
- the proC gene encoding pyrroline-5-carboxylate reductase: MSNTRIAFIGAGNMAASLIGGLRAKGLDASMIRASDPGEETRKRVSAEHGIETFADNAQAIDGVDVIVLAVKPQAMKTVCKALRPNLQPHQLVVSIAAGITCASMNNWLGAQPIVRCMPNTPALLRQGVSGLYATGQVSAGQRQQAEELLSAVGLALWLETEQQLDAVTAVSGSGPAYFFLLIEAMTAAGEKLGLPRETAAQLTLQTALGAAHMAVSSDVDAAELRRRVTSPAGTTEAAIKSFQAGGFEALVEKALGAAAHRSAEMAEQLGQ; the protein is encoded by the coding sequence ATGAGCAACACGCGTATTGCCTTTATCGGCGCCGGCAACATGGCCGCCAGCCTGATCGGCGGCCTGCGGGCCAAGGGCCTGGACGCATCCATGATTCGCGCCAGCGATCCGGGTGAAGAGACTCGCAAGCGGGTCAGCGCCGAGCACGGCATCGAAACCTTCGCCGACAACGCCCAGGCCATCGACGGCGTGGACGTCATCGTGCTGGCGGTCAAGCCGCAAGCGATGAAGACCGTCTGCAAAGCCCTTCGCCCGAATCTCCAGCCTCATCAACTGGTGGTGTCGATCGCCGCGGGCATTACCTGCGCGAGCATGAACAACTGGCTCGGCGCCCAGCCGATCGTGCGCTGCATGCCCAACACCCCGGCCCTGCTACGCCAGGGTGTCAGCGGCCTGTATGCAACCGGCCAAGTGAGCGCCGGACAGCGCCAGCAGGCCGAAGAACTGCTGTCGGCCGTCGGCCTGGCGCTGTGGCTGGAGACCGAGCAGCAACTGGATGCCGTCACCGCCGTCTCCGGCTCGGGCCCGGCGTATTTCTTCCTGCTGATCGAAGCCATGACCGCCGCCGGCGAGAAACTCGGCCTGCCCCGCGAGACCGCCGCCCAGTTGACCTTGCAGACGGCCCTCGGCGCCGCCCACATGGCGGTGTCCAGCGACGTCGATGCGGCCGAGCTGCGCCGTCGCGTGACGTCTCCGGCCGGCACCACCGAAGCGGCCATCAAATCATTCCAGGCCGGCGGCTTCGAAGCCCTGGTGGAAAAAGCACTCGGCGCCGCCGCGCACCGCTCGGCCGAAATGGCCGAACAACTGGGCCAATAA
- the metX gene encoding homoserine O-succinyltransferase MetX, with protein MPAAFPPDSVGLVTPQMAHFSEPLALACGRSLPAYDLIYETYGTLNATASNAVLICHALSGHHHAAGYHSVDDRKPGWWDSCIGPGKPIDTNKFFVVSLNNLGGCNGSTGPSSINPDTGKPFGADFPVLTVEDWVHSQARLADRLGIAQWAAVIGGSLGGMQALQWTITYPDRVRHCLAIASAPKLSAQNIAFNEVARQAILTDPEFHGGSFQEHGVIPKRGLMLARMVGHITYLSDDSMGEKFGRGLKSEKLNYDFHSVEFQVESYLRYQGEEFSGRFDANTYLLMTKALDYFDPAANFDDNLAKTFANATAKFCVMSFTTDWRFSPARSRELVDALMAARKDVCYLEIDAPQGHDAFLIPIPRYLQAFGNYMNRITL; from the coding sequence ATGCCAGCTGCCTTTCCCCCCGATTCCGTTGGTCTGGTGACGCCTCAAATGGCGCATTTCAGCGAGCCCCTGGCCCTGGCCTGCGGCCGTTCGTTGCCAGCCTATGACCTGATCTACGAAACCTACGGCACCCTCAATGCCACGGCGAGCAATGCCGTGCTGATCTGCCACGCCTTGTCGGGGCATCACCACGCCGCCGGCTACCACAGCGTCGATGACCGCAAGCCCGGCTGGTGGGACAGTTGCATCGGTCCGGGCAAGCCCATCGACACCAACAAGTTCTTCGTCGTCAGCCTGAACAACCTCGGCGGTTGCAACGGCTCCACCGGCCCCAGCAGTATCAACCCGGACACCGGCAAGCCCTTCGGCGCCGATTTCCCGGTGCTGACCGTGGAAGACTGGGTCCACAGCCAGGCGCGCCTGGCAGACCGTCTCGGCATCGCCCAATGGGCAGCGGTGATCGGCGGCAGCCTGGGTGGCATGCAAGCGCTGCAATGGACCATCACCTACCCGGACCGCGTGCGCCACTGCCTGGCAATCGCCTCGGCACCCAAGCTGTCGGCGCAGAACATCGCCTTCAACGAAGTGGCGCGCCAGGCGATCCTCACCGACCCCGAATTCCACGGCGGCTCGTTCCAGGAACACGGCGTGATCCCCAAGCGCGGGCTGATGCTGGCACGGATGGTCGGGCACATCACCTACCTGTCCGACGATTCCATGGGCGAGAAATTCGGCCGTGGTCTCAAGAGCGAGAAGCTCAACTACGACTTCCACAGCGTCGAGTTCCAGGTCGAGAGCTACCTGCGTTATCAGGGAGAAGAGTTCTCCGGGCGTTTCGACGCCAACACCTACCTGTTGATGACCAAGGCGCTGGACTACTTCGATCCGGCGGCGAACTTCGACGATAACCTGGCGAAAACCTTCGCCAACGCCACCGCCAAGTTCTGCGTGATGTCGTTTACCACCGACTGGCGCTTCTCCCCGGCCCGCTCCCGGGAACTGGTGGACGCACTGATGGCCGCGCGCAAGGACGTCTGCTACCTGGAAATCGACGCGCCCCAGGGCCACGACGCCTTTTTGATCCCGATCCCGCGCTACCTGCAGGCGTTCGGCAACTACATGAACCGTATTACGCTGTGA
- the metW gene encoding methionine biosynthesis protein MetW, with protein sequence MRADLDIIQEWIPAGSRVLDLGCGNGELLTWLRDNKQVTGYGLENDPDNIAECVAKGINVIEQDLDKGLGNFASNSFDIVVMTQALQAVHYPDKILDEMLRVGRQCIITFPNFGHWRCRWYLASKGRMPVSEFLPYTWYNTPNIHFCTFEDFEELCREREAKVIDRLAVDQQHRHGWASKLWPNLLGEIGIYRVSSPGLADHQVAV encoded by the coding sequence ATGAGAGCCGATCTGGACATCATCCAGGAATGGATCCCCGCCGGCAGCCGGGTGCTCGACCTGGGCTGCGGCAACGGCGAATTGCTGACCTGGCTGCGGGACAACAAGCAAGTGACGGGCTACGGGCTGGAAAATGACCCGGACAACATCGCCGAATGCGTGGCCAAGGGCATCAACGTCATCGAGCAGGACCTGGACAAGGGCCTGGGCAACTTCGCCAGCAACAGCTTCGACATCGTGGTCATGACCCAGGCCCTGCAAGCCGTGCACTACCCTGACAAGATCCTCGACGAAATGCTGCGCGTCGGGCGCCAGTGCATCATCACCTTCCCCAACTTCGGTCACTGGCGGTGCCGCTGGTACCTGGCGAGCAAGGGGCGGATGCCGGTGTCGGAGTTCCTGCCCTACACCTGGTACAACACGCCGAACATCCACTTCTGCACCTTCGAGGATTTCGAGGAGTTGTGCCGCGAACGCGAAGCCAAGGTCATTGATCGCCTGGCCGTAGACCAGCAGCACCGCCACGGGTGGGCGAGCAAGCTTTGGCCTAATCTGTTAGGTGAGATAGGCATCTATCGGGTCAGCAGCCCAGGCCTCGCCGATCATCAGGTCGCGGTGTAA
- a CDS encoding YggT family protein, whose product MIGLNTAAVYVLQTLGSLYLLIVLMRFVLQLVRANFYNPLCQFVVKATQPLLKPLRRIIPSLFGLDMSSLVLAILVQLALMALTLLLTYGTTGNPLQLLIWSLIGVTALFLNIFFFAMIISVILSWVAPGSHNPGAELVNQICEPALAPFRRIVPNLGGLDISPILAFMVLKLLDMLVINNLAAMTMMPEILRVLI is encoded by the coding sequence ATGATTGGATTGAACACTGCAGCGGTCTATGTCCTGCAAACCCTCGGCAGCCTGTACCTGCTGATCGTGCTGATGCGCTTCGTATTGCAATTGGTGCGCGCCAACTTCTACAACCCGCTGTGCCAGTTCGTGGTCAAGGCTACCCAGCCGCTGCTCAAGCCGTTGCGCCGGATCATCCCTAGCCTGTTCGGCCTGGACATGTCCTCGCTGGTGTTGGCGATCCTGGTGCAGTTGGCGCTGATGGCGCTGACCCTGCTGCTGACCTACGGCACCACCGGCAACCCGCTGCAACTGCTGATCTGGTCGCTCATTGGCGTGACCGCGCTGTTCCTGAACATATTTTTCTTCGCGATGATCATCAGTGTGATCCTGTCCTGGGTCGCACCGGGCAGCCACAACCCGGGGGCCGAACTGGTGAACCAGATCTGCGAGCCGGCCCTGGCGCCGTTCCGTCGCATCGTGCCGAACCTCGGCGGCCTGGATATCTCGCCGATCCTGGCGTTCATGGTGCTCAAGCTGCTCGACATGCTGGTGATCAACAATTTGGCGGCGATGACCATGATGCCGGAGATTTTGCGGGTGCTTATTTGA
- a CDS encoding DUF4426 domain-containing protein: protein MKRLGLFLITACLSVGVMAADVIKGERKEVFGDVTVHYNTFNSTFLTPDIAKGAELIRSKNQGVINVSVIKGGKPLIAQVSGTVKDLTSKTVPLSFRQITEPGAIYYVAQYPVDQQETRTFEIKVQIGDKINTLNFNQELFPGQ, encoded by the coding sequence ATGAAACGTCTAGGGTTGTTTCTCATCACCGCCTGCCTAAGCGTCGGCGTCATGGCCGCCGATGTCATCAAGGGCGAGCGCAAGGAAGTGTTCGGTGACGTCACCGTGCACTACAACACGTTCAACTCCACCTTCCTAACGCCTGACATCGCCAAGGGCGCCGAACTGATCCGCAGCAAGAACCAGGGCGTGATCAATGTTTCGGTGATCAAGGGTGGCAAGCCGCTGATCGCCCAAGTCAGCGGCACGGTCAAGGACCTGACCAGCAAGACGGTCCCGCTCAGCTTCCGCCAGATCACTGAGCCAGGCGCGATTTATTACGTCGCCCAATACCCGGTGGACCAGCAGGAAACCCGCACCTTTGAAATCAAGGTGCAGATCGGCGACAAGATCAACACCCTCAACTTCAACCAGGAACTGTTCCCGGGCCAATGA
- a CDS encoding YggS family pyridoxal phosphate-dependent enzyme, with translation MTTIADNIAQVRSRIHAAEQAAQRAAGSVQLLAVSKTKPAQALREAYAAGLRDFGENYLQEALGKQAELTDLPLIWHFIGPIQSNKTRAIAEHFDWVHSVDRLKIAQRLSEQRPAELPPLNICIQVNVSGEASKSGCTPTDLPALAKAIAALPHLTLRGLMAIPEPTDDRAEQDAAFAAVQRLQASLDLPLDTLSMGMSHDLESAIAQGATWVRIGTALFGARDYGQTPS, from the coding sequence ATGACCACGATAGCAGACAACATTGCTCAGGTTAGATCGCGCATCCATGCGGCGGAGCAAGCCGCCCAGCGTGCCGCAGGCAGCGTCCAGCTGCTGGCAGTGAGCAAGACCAAGCCCGCCCAGGCCCTGCGCGAAGCCTATGCCGCCGGCCTCAGGGACTTCGGCGAGAACTACCTGCAAGAAGCGCTCGGCAAGCAGGCGGAACTGACCGACCTGCCCTTGATCTGGCACTTCATCGGCCCCATTCAATCGAACAAGACGCGCGCTATTGCCGAACATTTCGACTGGGTGCACTCCGTGGACCGCCTGAAAATCGCCCAACGCCTGTCCGAGCAGCGCCCGGCCGAGCTGCCGCCGTTGAACATCTGCATCCAGGTCAACGTCAGCGGCGAAGCCAGTAAATCCGGTTGCACACCAACGGACCTGCCAGCCCTCGCCAAGGCCATCGCTGCATTGCCGCATCTCACGTTGCGCGGGTTGATGGCCATTCCCGAACCGACCGACGATCGCGCCGAGCAGGACGCGGCGTTTGCGGCCGTCCAGCGCCTGCAAGCCAGCCTGGACCTGCCCCTGGATACGTTATCCATGGGTATGAGCCATGACCTCGAATCCGCCATCGCCCAAGGCGCCACCTGGGTGCGCATCGGTACTGCATTGTTTGGCGCTCGCGACTACGGTCAAACACCCAGCTGA
- the rdgB gene encoding RdgB/HAM1 family non-canonical purine NTP pyrophosphatase, translated as MIKLTQLVLASHNAGKLKELQAMLGGSVQLRSIGEFSQVEPEETGLSFVENAILKARNAARISGLPALADDSGLAVDFLGGAPGIYSARYADGKGDAANNAKLLDALKDVPEAERGAQFVCVLALVRHADDPLPILCEGLWQGRILTEASGEHGFGYDPLFWVPERNCSSAELGPVEKNQLSHRARAMALLRQRLGLQ; from the coding sequence ATGATCAAGCTCACCCAACTCGTGCTGGCCAGCCACAACGCCGGCAAACTCAAGGAACTCCAGGCGATGCTCGGCGGGTCGGTGCAATTGCGCTCGATCGGCGAGTTCAGCCAGGTGGAACCGGAAGAGACCGGCCTGTCGTTCGTCGAGAACGCCATCCTCAAGGCCCGCAACGCCGCGCGCATTTCCGGCCTGCCGGCGCTGGCCGACGATTCCGGCCTGGCCGTGGACTTCCTCGGCGGCGCGCCGGGCATCTACTCGGCCCGCTACGCTGACGGCAAAGGTGACGCGGCGAACAACGCCAAGCTGCTCGATGCCCTCAAGGACGTCCCCGAAGCCGAGCGCGGCGCGCAGTTCGTATGTGTGCTCGCCCTGGTACGCCATGCCGACGATCCGTTGCCGATCCTCTGCGAAGGCTTGTGGCAAGGACGCATTCTGACCGAGGCCAGCGGCGAGCACGGTTTCGGCTACGACCCATTGTTCTGGGTGCCTGAGCGCAATTGCTCCAGTGCCGAGCTGGGCCCCGTGGAAAAGAACCAACTGAGCCACCGCGCCCGCGCCATGGCCCTGCTGCGCCAGCGTCTGGGCCTGCAATGA